Genomic window (Egicoccus halophilus):
CAGGACGACGGCACGCCGGATCTCGATCGCGACGTCGAGCTGTGGATCACCTGCCGGATGACGCACGTCTACGCCCTCGGGCACCTGCTCGGCGTCGACGGCGCGGCCGAGCTGGTCGACCACGGGATCGCCGCCCTCGCCGGTCGACTGCACGACGACGAGCACGGCGGCTGGTACGCGGCCGTGGGCGCCGACGGTCCGACCACCCCGACCAAGGGCGCCTACGAGCACGCCTTCGTCGTGTTGGCCGCGACCTCGGCCGTCGTCGCGCAACGTCCCGGCGCCGAGGCCGTCCTCGACGAGGCACTGGCCGTGCAGGAGCGCCACTTCTTCCACGAGGGCGACGGCGCGGTCGTCGACGTCTACCTCGACCGGGGGTTCGCTGACCTCGAGGACTACCGCGGCGCCAACGCCAACATGCACACCGTCGAGGCCTACCTGGCGGCCGCGGACGTGACCGGCGACGAGGTCTGGCTCCAACGGGCCGACCGGATCGTGCACCGCTTCGTGCACGGCGCAGCCGGTGGCCACGGCTGGCGCCTGCCGGAGCACTTCGATCCCGACTGGCGGCCACGCCTCGACTACCACCACGACCAGCCGGCGCACCCGTTCCGCCCCTTCGGCGCCACGGTGGGGCACGGCTTCGAGTGGGCCCGCCTCGCGCTGCACCTCGAGGCCGCCCGGCATCCGGAGGTGTCGCAGGCGGGCGCGGGCACGCAGCTGCGCAGCGACGCGGCGGCGCAGTTCCGACGCGCCGTCGAGGACGGGTGGTCCGTGGACGGTGCGCCCGGGTTCGTCTACACGACCGACTTCGACGGGACGCCGGTCGTCCGCAACCGGCTGCACTGGGTGGTCAACGAGGCGACCAACGCGGCGGCGGCGCTGTACCTGGCCAGCGGTGAGGCGGTCTACGCCGACTGGTACCGCACCTGGTGGACGTACGCCGAGGACGTCTTCGTCGACCGGGAGGCCGGGTCGTGGCGGCACGAGCTCGACCCGGACAACCGTCCCGCGGCGAGCGTCTGGGCCGGCAAGCCGGACCTGTACCACGCGGTGCAGGCCACGCTGATCCCGCGACTGCCGCTGGCGCCCTCGCTCGCGACGGCGCTGGCCGAGGGGCGCCTGGACACCTCCGGGGCCTCGGCGCGGACCTGATCTCGGACCGGCGGTCTCCCGGGCCGGCGGTCTCCCGGGCCGGCGGTCTCCCGTGCCTCCAGGCCACGGACGGGGCGAGGGAGCTCGACACGCCGTGCTCGCTCACGGGACACCGGTGTGTGGTTCGCTCAGCCGACCGGTGCGATCCGGCCGGCCGACGGCACGTCGGCGACCAGGCGACGCCCGGCATCGACCGGTGACGCCTCACCGGTGTCCACCGCGAGCGACGAGCGGTCGATCACCGGCGGCGGCTGCGTGCCCGGGACCCGGCGGTAGAGCTGGGCGGGGATCCGGTCGCTGCCGGCGGCGAGGTGGGCGGCGAGCACGTGGCGGCCACGCAGGACGTACAGCCGACGCTCGTGCAGCAGCGACACGTACGAGGCCTCGAGCGGGTGCACGGTCCGCCCGGCGTGCCAGCGGACACGCTCGGGGTCGATCTCGGGATCGAGGGTGAAGACCTCGAGTCCGTAGCGGGGGACCAGGACGCGCACGCCGTTGGTGACCCACTCGCCGGCGGGCCATCGGGACTCCTCCAGGACGTGGATGCGTCCGGGCAGGTAGTCGGGCAGCTGCCGGGGCAGCTGCGGCGGTACACGCAGGTTCACAGCGTTCCTCGCGAACGGACGGTGAGGGAGGGAGGGTGGGGCGGTCGGCGGCGGGAACGCAGGACCCGACGGGTCCGACTCATCGGACGCACCGGACCGGATGTCCCAGCGTACGGGATGCCAGCGCCTCGACCAGGGGAACGACCTCCGCGGTCGGCCGGCTCTCGTCGTCGCCGTAGCACTCCAGCAGCCAGCGGGTGCCGGCGGCATCCGTCTGGGTCACGGCGACGACCCACCGGAACCCCTCGGCATCGAGGATGGCGCGTTCGTCGGGGTCCGCGGCGGGGTCGTCGACCTCGACGGCGAAGCCCTGCCCGTCGTCGAACGCCGCGGCCGTCACCGGATAGTCCTCGATGCGGAACTCGTCGTCGTCCTGGGGCGGGTCGAACGAGGCGAGCGGACGACGACGGCGCAGGTGACGGGCGGCCGTCGAGAGCACCGAGCTGCCGGGCAGCGCCCGGCTCAACGTCCAGCGGTTGCCGTCGACCAGGCTCAGCACGGCCTCACCGAGACTGCTCAGGGCCTCGCGGGGGTCGGGTGCACCGTCGACGCCACGACTCCAGCGGGCGAGCGAGGTCTCGACGGCCCGGCCGGGCCGCTCCCGGCCGGGCCGTACGGAGCGGGCGGGGAACGGTTCGGTCCGGCGGGCCGTCGGCGCGGGGCGCCCGTCGTCGAGCACGACCGCCACCCCGGACGTCTTCGCGCGGTACTGCGCGGTGTCGGCGCGGGCGAGCAGCGCGCTCAGCGACCGGTCCTCGGGCGTGGAGGTGGCCACGCCGATCGCGGCGCGCGGCTGACCCGGGGCGTCGGCGAGCATGGTCAGCAGGCGCGACACGAGTTCGAGCGCGAGCTCGGCGTTCCCGGGGAGCACCAGGCAGAACTCGTCCCCGCCGAGTCGCGCCGCCAGCGCGTCCGCATGGGGGATCGCCACCCGGCTGAGGACCTCACCGACGGTGATGAGCAGTTCGTCGCCGGCCGCGTGACCGAAGACGTCGTTGACCTCCTTGAGGCCGTTGACGTCCAGCATGACGACCGTGACCGGGGTGGTGTCCGTGCTCGCCGCCAACAGCTCGCCGGCGTGGGCCTCGAACCGGCGCCGGTTGGCGAGCCGGGTCATGGCGTCCTCGCCGGCGAGCCGGGCGAGGTGGTCGAGGTGGTCGGTCCGGCTGATCGCCAGGCCGACGAAACCGGCGACCGCATCGGCATAGCCGACGTCGGCGGCGGTGAAGGGCGCCTCGGCGAGCGCGGTGGTGGCCAGCAGTGCGCCCCACACCGCGCCGTCGACGACGATGGGCACCCCGATGGCGGAACCGCGTCCCCAGTGCCGCAGCAGGGCGCTCGCCCGGTCACTGGTGCTGGGGTCGTCGGTCGCGATCAGCAGCACGCCGCGCTCCAACAACATCCGACGGGTTCCCGGGACGTCGTCGAGGTCGTGGACGGCACCGGCGGGGCGACGCTCGATGCCGGCCGCGATCTCGCCGGCGTTGACCAGCAGGCGGAGCTGACCGGCGTCGCGCTCCCAGCGCGAGACCGTGACCGTCGCGGCCCCCAGCGTCGCGCGGGCCGCGTCCGCGGCCACTTCGAGGACGTCGAGCAGGTCGCCGGGGGTGCCGATGGCCTGGGCGACGCCGACCAGGCCGCGCAGGCGTGCCGCCGCGTCGTCGCGCCCGCGCAGGCGTTGCGCGAGCTCGGCCAGCGCCGGGGCGGGAGGTGCCGAGACGGCGCCGCCGTGCCACCAGGCGGAGAGCCGGTCCACCAGGCGCTGCCGTTCGCCGCGATCCGCGTCGCCGAGCAGGTCGTCGAGCGTGTCGTCGAGGGCGCGGTCGATCCGGCGGGCGACGACCAGGCGTGCGACGGCGGCGGCAACGGCTCCCGGGTGGGCGCCGGGATCCAGCGCCGGGGCGTGTGCCAGCCCGGCCTCGAGTTCCAGCCACGCCGGCGCGGCGTGCACCGTCCGCAACACCTGGAGCAGGTCACCAGTACCGATCAGGGGTGCGAGCAGGGCCACGCGGTCGATCCGGTCCTGCGGCAACGACAGTGCCGAGCCCACCACCCGGGCCGCCTCGAGCGCGTCGGCGCGCAGGGAGCCGGGACGTGGGTCCCCGGCCACGACCACGGTCGCCGCCGCCGTGGCCAGATCGAGTGCGGGGCCGCTCAACCGGGGAGGTGCCGGGGGGAGCGGTCGCTCGGCGGCCGCGCGCGAGAACGCGCGCACGGTCTCGCCGTCGCCGGCGTCGGCGTAGTGGAAACCCTGCCCCAGCTCGCAGCCCCACTCGCGCAGGCGGACCACCTGCTCGTGGCGTTCGATGCCCTCGGCGACGACCTGCAGGCCCAGCGAGGTGCCGAGTCCGATCGCCGCCTGCACGACCAGCGCCCGTCCGCGGGCGGGGCCGGCCTGCGTCCCCACGGCCGCGACGAAGGAGTGGTCGAGCTTCAGCATCGTGAACGGTGCCGACGCGAGCAGGTCGAGCGTGGCGAAGCCCGTGCCGAAGTCGTCGAGCGCGATGCCCACGCCGAGTCCGGCCAGCGTGTGCAGGTCCTGGTGGCCGGCGTCGAGCGGCGAGAACGCCGCCGTCTCGGTCACCTCGACGACCAGCGCGTCGGCCGGCAGCGCGGTGGCCGCCAGGGCGCGGCGCACCAGGTCGACGACCTCGCCGCCGCCGAGCTGCAGCGGCGAGACGTTGACGTGCAGGCGCAGGGAGGCGAGCGCGGACTCCCGTCGCCAGGCGGCCAGTTGGCAGCAGGCCTGCACGAGCACGTGGGCACCGAGGGCGGGCACGAGCCCGCTGCGCTCGGCCACCGCGACGATGCCGGTGGCGTCGGCCAGCGCCGGGCTCGGTGGGTCGTCGAGGCGGACCAGGGCCTCGACCGCCACCGGTCGGCCCGTGGCCAGCTCGACCACCGGTTGGTAGCCGACCGACACCAGCCCGTCGGCGAGCGCGTCGGCCAACGACGACGCGTCGGGCTCGACGTCCGTGCCGGTGCTCTCGCGCCAGCGTCGCAGCGTCGCGGCGACCGCGCCACGCAACGCGCGCGGTACCGGCACGGCTGCCGGGTCCGCCGTCGTCGCAGCTCTCACGTCGCCCACCCCAGGTGTCCGAGTGCCCCGTCGGCTCCCGCCGACGGCACCCGAGGGTCCCCGCGCCGGCCGGTCGCCGAGCGCGCACCGTAGCGGGGGCGGACGGCTAGGGTCCGGGTCGGCGACCGGCCCGCGTACGACAGCCGTGCGGCCGAGGCGGTCACCTGCGACGAGGTGCCCCATGCCGATCACGCCGGTACAGAAGGTGCCGACGGGGATCCCGGGCTTCGACACGATGGCGCACGGGGGGCTGCCGGTCGGTCGGACGACGATCGTGGCCGGCTCCGCCGGCTCGGCCAAGACGCTGTTCGCCTCGCAGTTCCTCGCCGGCGGCATCCTCGAGCACGACGAAACGGGCGTCTTCGTCACGTTCGAGGAGACACCCGTCGACCTGCGCCGCAACCTCGTCTCGCTCGGTTGGGACGTCCAGGCCTGGGAAGAGGCCGGGCGCTGGCGCTTCGTCGACGCCTCGCCGGATCCGGCCAACGACCTGGCCCTGGACGGCTCGTGGGACTTCGACGCACTGATGATCCGCATCGAGCGGGCGGTCGAGGCGGTCGGGGCCAAGCGGGTGGTGGTGGACTCGCTGGGTGCGGTCTTCAGCGAGTTCTCCGACAGCGGGCGGGTGCGTCGGGAGCTGCGCCGCCTGGCCCGGGGCCTGCGTGAGCTCGACGTGACCGCGGTCATGACGGTCGAGCGCACCAGCGAGTACGGCGACATCAGTCGCTGGAACGTCGAGGAGTTCGTGGCCGAGGACGTGGTGATCCTGCGCAACATCCTCGAGGACGAGGCGGCGCGCCGGACCATGCAGATCCTCAAGTTCCGCGGGACGACCCACCGCAAGGGCGAGTTCCCGTTCGCGGTCATCAACGACCGCGGCATCGTCGCGTTGCCGCTGGCGGACGCGGCCCTGACCACCCTGCAGTCGCGCTCGGAGCGGATCCGCTCCGGAAACGACGAGCTGGACCGGATGTGTGGTGGTGGACCGTTCCGCGACTCGATCAGCCTGGTCTCGGGAGCGACGGGCACGGGCAAGACGCTGACGGTCACCGAGTTCCTCGCGGGTGGGGCGCGCAACCAGGAACGGTGCCTGCTGTTCGCCTTCGAGGAGAGTCGGGCACAGCTGGTCCGCAACGCGCTGGGGTGGGGGGTGGACTACGAGCAGATGGAACGCGACGGGCTGTTGCGCATCGTCGCGGCCTATCCGGAGACCGCGTCCCTCGAGGAGCACCTGGTCAAGGTCACCGACGAGGTGCGGACCTTCGCCCCACGCCGCTTCGCGTTGGACTCGCTGTCGGCGCTGGAGCGCGCCTCGACCCTGCGCGGCTTCCGGCACTTCGTCATCGGGATCACGTCCATGCTCAAGGAGCAGGAGGTGACCGGGATGTACACGGCCACGACCCCGAGCCTCATGGGCGGGGAGTCGGTGACGGAGTCGCACATCTCGACCCTGACCGACGCCATCGTCCTGCTGCGCTACGTCGAGGTGCAGGGCGAGGTCAAGCGGGCCATCTCCGTGCTCAAGATGCGCGGGTCGGTCCACGACCGCGACATCCGACAGATCACGATCGACGGGTCCGGTATGCGCATCGGCGAGCCGTTCCGCAACATCTCGGGGGTCCTCTCCGGCGCGCCACGGCAGCTGGGTCCCGACGAGTTCGAGACCGTCGGTAGCGGCGGATAGCGCGGGAGCTCCCACCCGACGGCCGGGGTGCGTCCCTGTGCGCGAAGTAGGCTCCGCCGCGATGCAGGTCGAAGCGAGCGAGAGGGAACGTCGTGGCACACGCGGTCAGAGCGGTCGTGGCGAAGGCGAAGAACGAGCCGGTGACGGTGGAGACCATCCTGGTGCCGGACCCGGGACCCGGCGAGGCGCTGGTGCAGGTGCAGACCTGCGGCGTGTGCCACACCGACCTGCACTACCGCGAGGGCGGGATCAACGACGAGTTCCCGTTCCTGCTCGGTCACGAGGCCGCCGGTGTCGTCGAGGCCGTCGGGGACGGTGTGGAGGACCTCGAACCGGGCGACTTCGTGGTCCTCAACTGGCGGGCGGTGTGCGGGACCTGTCGGGCCTGCAAGCGCGGTGAGCTGCAGTACTGCTTCGCCACGTACAACGCGGCCCAACCGATGACCCTGGAGGACGGGACGCCGCTCTCGCCGGCGCTGGGCATCGGCGCGTTCGCCGAGAAGACGCTGGTGCACGCCGGGCAGTGCACCAAGGTCGACCCGGAGGCCGACCCGGCCGCGGTCGGCCTGCTCGGCTGCGGCGTCATGGCCGGCATCGGTGCGGCGATCAACACCGGCGGCATCACGCGCGGCCAGTCGATCGCGGTGATCGGCTGCGGTGGCGTCGGCGACGCCGCCATCGCCGGCGCGCAGCTCGCCGGCGCGTCGACGATCATCGCCGTCGACGTCGACGACAAGAAGCTCGAGTGGGCCGAGGGCTTCGGTGCGACCCACACCGTCAACGCCCGCGAGGTCGACGTCGTCGAGGCCGTGCAGGAGCTCACCGGCGGCCACGGTGCCGACGTCGTCGTCGACGCGGTCGGCCGCCCGGAGACGTTCCGGCAGGCCTTCTACGCGCGTGACCTGGCGGGCACGGTCGTCCTCGTCGGCGTGCCCACGCCCGACATGACGTTCGAACTGCCGCTGATCGACGTCTTCTCCCGTGGGGGAGCGGTCAAGTCGTCCTGGTACGGCGACTGCCTGCCCTCACGCGACTTCCCGATGCTGGTCGACCTCTACCGGCAGGGCCGGCTCGACCTCGACGCGTTCGTGACCGAACGGATCACCCTCGACGACGTCGAGTCGGCCTTCGAGAAGATGCACCACGGCGAGGTGCTGCGCTCGGTGGTGGTCCTGTGACGGCGCGTATCGAGCACCTGGTCACGTCGGGCACCTTCAGCCTCGACGGCGGCACCTGGGACGTCGACAACAACGTCTGGATCGTCGGTGACGACCAGGAGGTCGTCGTCCTCGACGCCCCGCACGACGCCGCTGCCATCGCCGCCGCCGTCGGCGACCGTCGAGTGGTCGCGATCGCCTGCACCCATGCCCACGACGACCACGTCCGCGTGGCGCCGGAGCTCGGGGCGTTGGTCGACGCCCCGGTGCTGCTGCACCCCGACGACCGGGTCGTGTGGGACCTGACCCACCCCGATCGGGCTCCCGACGGCGAACTCGCCGACGGACAGTTGCTCGAGGTGGCGGGGATCAGCCTCGAGGTGCTGCACACCCCGGGGCACGCGCCCGGGGCGGTGTGCTTCCACGCGCCGGCGCTCGGGGCGGTGTTCTCCGGCGACACGTTGTTCGAGGGGGGCCCCGGCGCGACCGGCCGGTCGTACTCGGACCACGACACCATCGTCGCCTCGATCCGCGACCGACTGCTGACGCTGCCGGGAGACACGGTCGTGCACACCGGGCACGGGCCGACCACGACCATCGACGCCGAGCGGGCGAACGTGCCGGGGGCCTGACCGCCCCGGCACGTCGGCCGGCGCGCGCGACCTCACCGACGGTGCTCAGCCGGTGAGGTCGCGCGCGGCGGCGTCGAGCACGTCGACGATCCGGGCGCCGAAGCGCACGTCGCACGGATGCGCCTCACCGGTGGCGGCCGCCTGTTGCAGGGCACGGATCGCCTCGGCGAAGGCGTCGCGGGCCTCGAAGGCCAGTCCGGTCGGCAGCTCGCGCCAACCGGGCTCCCCGTAGAAGGCCACGCGCTGCCCGGCCGCGGTCTCCGGCATGGTGAGGCTGAGCACGAGCTGGCTCGACGCACCGCCGGTGTGCCGCAGTGCGAGATGGACGGTGTCGCGGGGGCCACGTGCGGCGCGGACCGCCTCGACCTCGCCGAGCACCGGCAGCAGCAGCGAGAGCACGTGCGGACCGACGTCCCACAGTGCCCCGTGCTCGCGACGCCAGGGCGAGTCGCCGAAGGGGTTGCCCGGCGTGTCGAGTGCCGCCAGCAGCGTCGCTTGTCCGCCGAGCCAGCCCGACTCCGCGGCGGTCTCCTCGAGCCAGCGCGCGATGCCCGGGTCGAACCGGGAGGTGAGGAACACGATCGAGGCGACACCCGCCGCCGCGCAGGCCTCGACGACCGCGGCGGCGGCGCCGGCGTCGAGCGCGACCGGCTTCTCGAGCAACAGGTGGCACCCGGCCTCG
Coding sequences:
- a CDS encoding AGE family epimerase/isomerase; protein product: MTAPIGVSEVNRLEAETERLLAFGRRGRHPAGGFAWLQDDGTPDLDRDVELWITCRMTHVYALGHLLGVDGAAELVDHGIAALAGRLHDDEHGGWYAAVGADGPTTPTKGAYEHAFVVLAATSAVVAQRPGAEAVLDEALAVQERHFFHEGDGAVVDVYLDRGFADLEDYRGANANMHTVEAYLAAADVTGDEVWLQRADRIVHRFVHGAAGGHGWRLPEHFDPDWRPRLDYHHDQPAHPFRPFGATVGHGFEWARLALHLEAARHPEVSQAGAGTQLRSDAAAQFRRAVEDGWSVDGAPGFVYTTDFDGTPVVRNRLHWVVNEATNAAAALYLASGEAVYADWYRTWWTYAEDVFVDREAGSWRHELDPDNRPAASVWAGKPDLYHAVQATLIPRLPLAPSLATALAEGRLDTSGASART
- a CDS encoding EAL domain-containing protein, with amino-acid sequence MRAATTADPAAVPVPRALRGAVAATLRRWRESTGTDVEPDASSLADALADGLVSVGYQPVVELATGRPVAVEALVRLDDPPSPALADATGIVAVAERSGLVPALGAHVLVQACCQLAAWRRESALASLRLHVNVSPLQLGGGEVVDLVRRALAATALPADALVVEVTETAAFSPLDAGHQDLHTLAGLGVGIALDDFGTGFATLDLLASAPFTMLKLDHSFVAAVGTQAGPARGRALVVQAAIGLGTSLGLQVVAEGIERHEQVVRLREWGCELGQGFHYADAGDGETVRAFSRAAAERPLPPAPPRLSGPALDLATAAATVVVAGDPRPGSLRADALEAARVVGSALSLPQDRIDRVALLAPLIGTGDLLQVLRTVHAAPAWLELEAGLAHAPALDPGAHPGAVAAAVARLVVARRIDRALDDTLDDLLGDADRGERQRLVDRLSAWWHGGAVSAPPAPALAELAQRLRGRDDAAARLRGLVGVAQAIGTPGDLLDVLEVAADAARATLGAATVTVSRWERDAGQLRLLVNAGEIAAGIERRPAGAVHDLDDVPGTRRMLLERGVLLIATDDPSTSDRASALLRHWGRGSAIGVPIVVDGAVWGALLATTALAEAPFTAADVGYADAVAGFVGLAISRTDHLDHLARLAGEDAMTRLANRRRFEAHAGELLAASTDTTPVTVVMLDVNGLKEVNDVFGHAAGDELLITVGEVLSRVAIPHADALAARLGGDEFCLVLPGNAELALELVSRLLTMLADAPGQPRAAIGVATSTPEDRSLSALLARADTAQYRAKTSGVAVVLDDGRPAPTARRTEPFPARSVRPGRERPGRAVETSLARWSRGVDGAPDPREALSSLGEAVLSLVDGNRWTLSRALPGSSVLSTAARHLRRRRPLASFDPPQDDDEFRIEDYPVTAAAFDDGQGFAVEVDDPAADPDERAILDAEGFRWVVAVTQTDAAGTRWLLECYGDDESRPTAEVVPLVEALASRTLGHPVRCVR
- the kaiC gene encoding circadian clock protein KaiC; amino-acid sequence: MPITPVQKVPTGIPGFDTMAHGGLPVGRTTIVAGSAGSAKTLFASQFLAGGILEHDETGVFVTFEETPVDLRRNLVSLGWDVQAWEEAGRWRFVDASPDPANDLALDGSWDFDALMIRIERAVEAVGAKRVVVDSLGAVFSEFSDSGRVRRELRRLARGLRELDVTAVMTVERTSEYGDISRWNVEEFVAEDVVILRNILEDEAARRTMQILKFRGTTHRKGEFPFAVINDRGIVALPLADAALTTLQSRSERIRSGNDELDRMCGGGPFRDSISLVSGATGTGKTLTVTEFLAGGARNQERCLLFAFEESRAQLVRNALGWGVDYEQMERDGLLRIVAAYPETASLEEHLVKVTDEVRTFAPRRFALDSLSALERASTLRGFRHFVIGITSMLKEQEVTGMYTATTPSLMGGESVTESHISTLTDAIVLLRYVEVQGEVKRAISVLKMRGSVHDRDIRQITIDGSGMRIGEPFRNISGVLSGAPRQLGPDEFETVGSGG
- a CDS encoding S-(hydroxymethyl)mycothiol dehydrogenase, with the protein product MAHAVRAVVAKAKNEPVTVETILVPDPGPGEALVQVQTCGVCHTDLHYREGGINDEFPFLLGHEAAGVVEAVGDGVEDLEPGDFVVLNWRAVCGTCRACKRGELQYCFATYNAAQPMTLEDGTPLSPALGIGAFAEKTLVHAGQCTKVDPEADPAAVGLLGCGVMAGIGAAINTGGITRGQSIAVIGCGGVGDAAIAGAQLAGASTIIAVDVDDKKLEWAEGFGATHTVNAREVDVVEAVQELTGGHGADVVVDAVGRPETFRQAFYARDLAGTVVLVGVPTPDMTFELPLIDVFSRGGAVKSSWYGDCLPSRDFPMLVDLYRQGRLDLDAFVTERITLDDVESAFEKMHHGEVLRSVVVL
- a CDS encoding MBL fold metallo-hydrolase, with the protein product MTARIEHLVTSGTFSLDGGTWDVDNNVWIVGDDQEVVVLDAPHDAAAIAAAVGDRRVVAIACTHAHDDHVRVAPELGALVDAPVLLHPDDRVVWDLTHPDRAPDGELADGQLLEVAGISLEVLHTPGHAPGAVCFHAPALGAVFSGDTLFEGGPGATGRSYSDHDTIVASIRDRLLTLPGDTVVHTGHGPTTTIDAERANVPGA
- a CDS encoding Gfo/Idh/MocA family protein; the encoded protein is MRFGLVGTGYWAAEVHAPALAGAPDVELVGVWGRDAAKAADVVAPHDARAYDDVDALFADVDAVSFAVPPDVQASLAVRAAEAGCHLLLEKPVALDAGAAAAVVEACAAAGVASIVFLTSRFDPGIARWLEETAAESGWLGGQATLLAALDTPGNPFGDSPWRREHGALWDVGPHVLSLLLPVLGEVEAVRAARGPRDTVHLALRHTGGASSQLVLSLTMPETAAGQRVAFYGEPGWRELPTGLAFEARDAFAEAIRALQQAAATGEAHPCDVRFGARIVDVLDAAARDLTG